One window of the Burkholderia ubonensis subsp. mesacidophila genome contains the following:
- a CDS encoding LLM class flavin-dependent oxidoreductase, whose product MSVEFIGMIQSQKQSEIHPPTGNAVDPDYVRDFARAHETAGFDRILVPHHSTGPSATLTIAYAAAATERIHFMLAHRPGFTAPTLAARQIATLDQFSRGRLAVHIISGGSDAEQQRDGDFLDHDARYARTDEYLGILRRIWTDEQPFDHAGAHYRFRHGYSDVRPYQKPHVPIYFGGASGAAFAVAGKHADVYALWGESLDQVRDLTTRVRAEAAKHGRQVRFSVSFRPILAATEDDAWARAHRILDETRRLREAAGLGAGGPLQSEGARRLLATAERGSRVDKRLWTEIAKLTGARSNSTALVGTPEQVADALLDYYDLGVTTFLIRGFDPLDDAIDYGRELIPRMRAAVAARDAARRAA is encoded by the coding sequence ATGAGCGTCGAATTCATCGGCATGATCCAGAGCCAGAAGCAGTCGGAGATCCACCCGCCGACCGGCAACGCGGTCGATCCCGACTACGTGCGCGACTTCGCCCGCGCACACGAGACGGCCGGCTTCGACCGCATCCTCGTGCCGCACCACTCGACCGGCCCGTCGGCAACGCTGACGATCGCGTACGCGGCCGCCGCGACCGAGCGGATCCATTTCATGCTCGCGCATCGCCCGGGCTTCACCGCGCCGACGCTCGCCGCGCGCCAGATCGCGACGCTCGACCAGTTCAGCCGCGGCCGGCTCGCGGTGCACATCATCTCGGGCGGCTCCGATGCCGAGCAGCAGCGCGACGGCGATTTCCTCGACCACGACGCCCGCTACGCGCGCACCGACGAGTACCTCGGCATCCTGCGCCGGATCTGGACCGACGAGCAGCCGTTCGATCACGCAGGCGCGCATTACCGCTTCCGCCACGGCTATTCCGACGTGCGGCCTTACCAGAAGCCGCACGTGCCGATCTATTTCGGCGGCGCGTCGGGCGCGGCGTTCGCGGTCGCGGGCAAGCACGCGGACGTCTACGCGCTGTGGGGCGAATCGCTCGACCAGGTGCGCGACCTGACGACGCGCGTGCGCGCCGAAGCGGCGAAGCACGGCCGGCAGGTGCGCTTCTCGGTGTCGTTCCGTCCGATCCTCGCGGCGACCGAGGACGACGCGTGGGCGCGCGCGCACCGGATCCTCGACGAAACGCGCCGCCTGCGCGAAGCGGCCGGCCTCGGCGCGGGCGGCCCGCTGCAGAGCGAAGGCGCGCGCCGCCTGCTGGCCACCGCCGAGCGCGGCTCGCGCGTCGACAAGCGGCTGTGGACCGAGATCGCGAAGCTGACCGGCGCGCGCTCGAATTCGACGGCGCTCGTCGGCACGCCCGAGCAGGTCGCCGACGCGCTGCTCGACTACTACGACCTCGGCGTGACGACGTTCCTGATCCGCGGCTTCGATCCGCTCGACGACGCGATCGACTACGGCCGCGAACTGATTCCGCGCATGCGCGCGGCCGTCGCCGCGCGCGATGCCGCGCGCCGCGCCGCCTGA
- a CDS encoding acyl-CoA dehydrogenase family protein, with the protein MPARLAVSPPPSQPQPLQHLPAADARVAALLDRLAPELAADAARNDVLGRFPHENFARLQRAGLIAQVVPRDYGGAGATLAQASRIVAAVARADPATALVLTMTYLQHRALGRADSRWPEPLRRAVFDSAVADGALINALRVEPALGSPTRGGLPETVARRDGDGWRLSGRKLYSTGIPALRWLAVWARTDEPEPRVGVFLVPRDPVRGDPGIRVIESWDHLGLRASGSHEVVFDDVRLPAGHAVDVRTPDAWAASHVDLDAQADQQAWMVALLGSLYDAVARAARDWLTGFVATRSPSGLGAPLATLPRVQEAIGEIEGWLHANRVLLDDAIACADAGAPLALTTSGLVKRTVTEHAIRVVEQALKLSGNHGLSRSNPLERHYRDVLCSRVHTPQDDAIAVAAGRAVLDAVRGAEGGAEREAHARQRDGA; encoded by the coding sequence ATGCCTGCCCGCCTTGCCGTTTCCCCGCCGCCGTCACAGCCGCAGCCGTTGCAGCACCTGCCCGCCGCCGACGCGCGCGTCGCCGCGCTGCTCGACCGGCTCGCGCCCGAACTCGCGGCCGACGCCGCGCGCAACGACGTGCTCGGCCGCTTTCCGCACGAGAACTTCGCGCGACTGCAGCGCGCGGGGCTGATCGCGCAGGTCGTGCCGCGCGACTACGGCGGCGCGGGCGCGACGCTCGCGCAGGCGAGCCGGATCGTCGCGGCGGTTGCGCGGGCCGATCCGGCGACCGCGCTGGTGCTGACGATGACGTACCTGCAGCATCGCGCGCTCGGCCGTGCCGACAGCCGCTGGCCCGAGCCGCTGCGGCGCGCGGTGTTCGACAGCGCGGTGGCCGACGGGGCGCTGATCAACGCGTTGCGGGTCGAGCCCGCGCTCGGCTCACCGACGCGCGGCGGCCTGCCCGAGACGGTCGCGCGCCGCGACGGCGACGGCTGGCGGCTGTCCGGCCGCAAGCTGTACAGCACCGGCATCCCCGCGTTGCGCTGGCTCGCCGTGTGGGCGCGCACCGACGAGCCCGAGCCGCGCGTCGGCGTGTTTCTGGTGCCGCGCGATCCGGTGCGCGGCGACCCGGGCATCCGCGTGATCGAGAGCTGGGATCATCTGGGGCTGCGCGCGTCGGGCAGCCACGAGGTCGTGTTCGACGACGTGCGGCTGCCGGCCGGTCACGCGGTGGACGTGCGCACGCCCGACGCATGGGCGGCGAGCCACGTGGACCTCGACGCGCAGGCCGACCAGCAGGCGTGGATGGTCGCGCTGCTCGGCAGCCTGTACGACGCGGTCGCGCGCGCGGCGCGCGACTGGCTGACCGGATTCGTCGCGACGCGCTCGCCGAGCGGGCTCGGCGCGCCGCTCGCGACACTGCCGCGCGTGCAGGAAGCGATCGGCGAGATCGAGGGCTGGCTGCATGCGAACCGCGTGCTGCTCGACGACGCGATCGCGTGCGCCGACGCCGGCGCACCGCTCGCGCTGACGACGAGCGGGCTCGTCAAGCGGACCGTCACCGAGCACGCGATCCGCGTGGTCGAGCAGGCGCTGAAACTGTCGGGCAATCACGGGCTGAGTCGCAGCAATCCGCTCGAACGTCACTATCGCGACGTGCTGTGCAGCCGCGTGCATACGCCGCAGGACGATGCGATCGCGGTGGCGGCGGGGCGCGCGGTGCTCGATGCGGTGCGAGGGGCGGAGGGCGGCGCGGAACGGGAAGCGCACGCGCGGCAGCGCGACGGCGCGTAA
- a CDS encoding LysR family transcriptional regulator, whose product MKISDIDAFAAVVRCQTLSQAAAELGMTQPAITRRVQNLEEALGVVLLDRNTKPPRPTDIGRQVFEQCRAILREVDALRELTAGQRPPAGAFRLGLTQGLGELMLPGLLATLGARWPALAPQVTTAWGGTLVERVTQRELDAALVFLAREMVLPPQVAGDRLLATRLVAVGRRGDWPRRSYRLADCHARGWVLNPDGCGFRAGLRRALDAQGLPLQVTLDTYGRDLQLQSVANGVGLGLMPLPLVEQSPLRDALDVVPLADFKPQIDLWLLRRHDAARLAAPLAAVAEQARAAFDLPAHANDKAA is encoded by the coding sequence ATGAAAATTAGCGATATCGACGCTTTTGCAGCGGTCGTCCGCTGCCAGACCCTCAGCCAGGCGGCCGCCGAGCTGGGGATGACGCAGCCCGCGATCACCCGGCGCGTACAGAATCTCGAGGAAGCGCTCGGCGTGGTGCTGCTCGACCGCAACACGAAACCGCCGCGGCCGACCGACATCGGCCGGCAGGTGTTCGAGCAATGCCGCGCGATCCTGCGCGAGGTCGATGCGCTGCGCGAGCTGACCGCCGGGCAACGGCCGCCCGCCGGCGCCTTCCGTCTCGGCCTCACGCAGGGCCTCGGCGAGCTGATGCTGCCCGGCCTGCTCGCCACGCTCGGCGCACGCTGGCCCGCGCTCGCGCCGCAGGTCACGACCGCGTGGGGCGGCACGCTCGTCGAGCGCGTCACCCAGCGCGAACTCGACGCGGCGCTCGTGTTCCTCGCGCGCGAGATGGTGCTGCCGCCGCAGGTCGCAGGCGACCGGCTGCTGGCCACGCGGCTCGTCGCGGTCGGCCGCCGCGGCGACTGGCCGCGCCGCAGCTACCGGCTCGCCGACTGCCACGCGCGCGGCTGGGTGCTGAACCCGGACGGCTGCGGCTTCCGCGCGGGGCTGCGGCGCGCGCTCGACGCGCAGGGTTTGCCGCTGCAGGTCACGCTCGATACGTATGGCCGCGATCTTCAACTGCAAAGCGTCGCGAACGGCGTCGGCCTCGGCCTGATGCCGTTGCCGCTCGTCGAGCAGAGCCCGCTGCGCGACGCGCTCGACGTCGTGCCGCTCGCCGACTTCAAGCCGCAGATCGACCTGTGGCTGCTCCGGCGGCACGACGCGGCCCGTCTCGCCGCGCCGCTCGCGGCGGTGGCCGAGCAGGCGCGTGCGGCCTTCGACCTGCCCGCGCACGCGAACGACAAGGCTGCATAG
- a CDS encoding cysteine dioxygenase family protein, with product MNTLALQQTPLRPFVDGLDVLLASGANEARILDEGGALLGALVEHDDWLPDAFAQPDPERYRQYLLYLDPDERFSIVSFVWGPGQTTPIHNHTVWGLIGMLRGGEFSQPYRLDAQGRPAPSGDPVRLAPGQVEAVSPRIGDIHRVSNAFADRVSISIHVYGANIGKVERAVYLEDGTVKPFISGYSNA from the coding sequence ATGAACACGCTTGCGTTGCAGCAGACACCGTTGCGCCCGTTCGTCGATGGACTGGACGTGCTGCTCGCGTCCGGCGCGAACGAGGCGCGCATCCTGGACGAGGGCGGCGCGCTGCTGGGCGCGCTCGTCGAGCACGACGACTGGCTGCCCGACGCGTTCGCGCAGCCCGACCCCGAGCGCTACCGCCAGTACCTGCTGTATCTCGATCCGGACGAGCGCTTCTCGATCGTCAGTTTCGTGTGGGGGCCGGGCCAGACCACGCCGATCCACAACCATACGGTGTGGGGGCTGATCGGGATGCTGCGCGGCGGCGAGTTCTCGCAGCCGTACCGGCTCGACGCGCAGGGGCGGCCGGCCCCGTCCGGCGACCCGGTCCGGCTCGCGCCGGGGCAGGTCGAGGCCGTGTCGCCGCGCATCGGCGACATCCATCGCGTGAGCAATGCGTTTGCCGACCGCGTGTCGATCAGCATCCACGTGTACGGCGCGAACATCGGCAAGGTCGAGCGCGCCGTCTATCTCGAGGACGGCACCGTGAAGCCGTTCATTTCCGGCTATTCGAATGCGTGA
- a CDS encoding rhodanese-related sulfurtransferase, with translation MTQPADSPQRFAAASYQDVRARLLAGDEIALIDVREEDPYAQGHPLWAANFPLSKLELDAWTRIPRRDTPIVVYGDAAGEDLAPHAAARLAQLGYSDVLLLEGGLAGWHAAGGELFVDVNVPSKSFGKWGEAERHTPSLSAQEVQALIDARADVVIVDARRFDEYRTMNIPTSTSVPGAELVLRVRALAPDPATQVIVNCAGRTRSIIGTQSLINAGLPNPVAALCNGTIGWTLAGQALEHGAARRFPDDIDSTLRADARGAARKVAERAGVPRIALADVAALTEPGRTLYRFDVRTPEEYEAGHLPGFLSAPGGQLVQETDHHAPVRGARIVLADDDGVRADMTASWLAQMGWDVRVVEAGAQAFGETGQPPRDVPAAPGVAEVSPATLAGWLREAAPDEIAIVDVTASANYVKRHVPGAWFAVRAQLRDALAAIPAARRYVFTCGSSLLARFAAADARALLPASAEIAVLAGGTAAWIDAGLPVEAGDTRLASPRIDRYRRPYEGTDNAAAAMQAYLDWEFGLVDQLKRDGTHHFRVI, from the coding sequence GTGACGCAACCCGCAGATTCCCCCCAACGCTTCGCCGCCGCGTCGTACCAGGACGTGCGCGCCCGCCTGCTCGCCGGCGACGAGATCGCGCTGATCGACGTGCGCGAGGAAGACCCGTATGCGCAGGGCCACCCGCTGTGGGCGGCCAATTTCCCGCTGTCGAAGCTCGAACTGGACGCGTGGACGCGGATTCCGCGCCGCGACACGCCGATCGTCGTGTACGGCGACGCGGCCGGCGAGGATCTCGCGCCGCACGCGGCCGCGCGGCTCGCGCAGCTCGGCTACAGCGACGTGCTGCTGCTCGAGGGCGGCCTCGCGGGCTGGCACGCCGCGGGCGGCGAGCTGTTCGTCGACGTCAACGTGCCGAGCAAGTCGTTCGGCAAATGGGGCGAGGCCGAACGGCATACGCCGTCGCTGTCCGCCCAGGAGGTGCAGGCGCTGATCGATGCGCGCGCGGACGTCGTGATCGTCGATGCGCGCCGTTTCGACGAATACCGGACGATGAACATCCCGACCTCGACCAGCGTGCCGGGCGCGGAACTCGTGCTGCGCGTGCGCGCGCTCGCGCCGGACCCGGCGACGCAGGTGATCGTCAATTGCGCGGGCCGCACGCGCAGCATCATCGGTACGCAGTCGCTGATCAACGCAGGGCTGCCGAACCCGGTCGCGGCGCTGTGCAACGGCACGATCGGCTGGACGCTCGCGGGCCAGGCGCTTGAACACGGTGCCGCGCGGCGTTTCCCGGATGACATCGATTCAACGCTGCGCGCCGACGCGCGCGGCGCCGCCCGCAAGGTCGCCGAACGGGCGGGCGTGCCGCGCATCGCGCTCGCGGACGTGGCCGCGCTCACGGAGCCGGGCCGCACGCTGTACCGCTTCGACGTGCGCACGCCGGAAGAGTACGAGGCCGGTCACCTGCCGGGCTTCCTGAGCGCGCCGGGCGGCCAGCTCGTGCAGGAGACCGATCATCACGCGCCGGTGCGCGGCGCGCGGATCGTGCTCGCGGACGACGACGGCGTGCGCGCGGACATGACCGCGTCGTGGCTCGCGCAGATGGGCTGGGACGTGCGGGTCGTCGAGGCCGGCGCGCAGGCGTTCGGCGAGACCGGCCAGCCGCCGCGCGACGTGCCGGCGGCGCCCGGCGTCGCGGAAGTGTCGCCCGCGACGCTGGCGGGCTGGCTGCGCGAAGCGGCGCCCGACGAGATCGCGATCGTCGACGTCACGGCCAGCGCCAACTATGTGAAGCGCCATGTCCCGGGCGCGTGGTTCGCGGTGCGCGCGCAGCTGCGCGACGCGCTCGCGGCGATTCCGGCCGCGCGGCGCTACGTGTTCACGTGCGGATCGAGCCTGCTCGCGCGCTTCGCGGCGGCCGACGCGCGCGCGCTGCTGCCGGCGTCGGCGGAGATCGCGGTGCTGGCCGGCGGCACCGCGGCGTGGATCGATGCGGGCCTGCCGGTCGAAGCCGGCGACACGCGGCTCGCGTCGCCGCGCATCGATCGCTACCGGCGTCCGTACGAAGGCACCGACAACGCGGCCGCCGCGATGCAGGCGTATCTCGACTGGGAATTCGGGCTCGTCGATCAGTTGAAGCGCGACGGCA